The following coding sequences lie in one Sphingobium sp. KCTC 72723 genomic window:
- the prmC gene encoding peptide chain release factor N(5)-glutamine methyltransferase, producing the protein MTIADALRAATVHLAVASDTPRLDAELLMAHALGLTRNDLLLRQRDLTVPPAFAALLDRRRGGEPVAYITGTRDFWTIALDVTPDVLIPRPDSETLIEAALAHFADRAPATVLDLGTGSGALLLAALDQWPDARGLGVDASPGALAVARGNAVRLGLADRAAFQSGDWAQGVDGQFDLLLINPPYIASTAPLSGDVLSEPGSALFAGAEGLDDYRRIAPDLPRLIAPGGMAAIEIGYDQRASVSALLHDAGLAVRVLRDLAGHDRCLVATLA; encoded by the coding sequence ATGACCATCGCCGACGCATTACGCGCCGCGACTGTCCATCTCGCTGTCGCCAGCGACACGCCGCGCCTCGACGCCGAATTGCTCATGGCCCATGCGCTGGGCCTGACCCGCAACGACCTCCTCCTGCGCCAGCGCGACCTGACCGTGCCGCCAGCCTTCGCTGCGCTGCTCGACCGTCGCCGTGGCGGAGAACCCGTCGCCTATATCACCGGCACCCGCGATTTCTGGACGATCGCCCTGGATGTCACGCCGGACGTCCTCATCCCCCGCCCCGACAGCGAAACGCTGATCGAAGCGGCGCTTGCCCATTTCGCCGACCGCGCACCCGCGACTGTGCTGGACCTTGGCACTGGCTCCGGCGCGCTGCTGCTCGCCGCGCTCGACCAGTGGCCCGATGCGCGCGGCCTTGGCGTCGATGCGTCGCCGGGCGCGCTGGCGGTGGCACGCGGCAACGCCGTGCGGCTTGGCTTGGCCGACCGCGCGGCCTTTCAATCCGGCGATTGGGCGCAGGGGGTCGACGGCCAGTTCGACCTGCTGCTCATCAACCCACCCTATATCGCCAGCACCGCACCCCTTTCGGGCGATGTGCTGTCCGAACCGGGCAGCGCGCTGTTCGCCGGGGCCGAAGGACTGGACGATTATCGCCGCATCGCGCCGGATCTGCCGCGCCTGATCGCGCCGGGCGGCATGGCGGCGATAGAGATTGGCTACGACCAAAGGGCATCGGTATCGGCCCTGCTGCATGATGCGGGACTGGCCGTCCGGGTGCTGCGCGATCTGGCCGGGCATGATCGTTGCCTGGTCGCAACTTTGGCCTGA
- the prfA gene encoding peptide chain release factor 1: MHISPERIAQIEARRDEVQASMTRADLAPDMFVRLSKEYAEIEPVARAAHEVRRLRQELSALETMTGGEEADPLMREMAQEEMQHLKSQLPAAERALALQLLPRDSADARPAMLEIRAGTGGDEAALFAGDLFRMYQRYADTLGWKLEALSANASEAGGFKEIVASITGTGVFAKLKFESGVHRVQRVPVTESGGRIHTSAATVAVLPEPEEVDVQIADGDLKIDIYRASGAGGQHVNTTDSAVRITHLPSGLVVIQQDERSQHKNKAKAMQVLRARLYEAERQRTHSEQAGARKAMVGSGDRSERIRTYNFPQGRVTDHRINLTLHRLPEILEGPGLAEVIDALIAEDEAARLAQLDGVG, encoded by the coding sequence ATGCACATCTCCCCCGAACGCATTGCGCAGATCGAAGCGCGCCGGGATGAGGTGCAGGCGTCGATGACGCGCGCCGATCTGGCGCCCGACATGTTCGTGCGCCTGTCGAAGGAATATGCCGAGATCGAACCGGTCGCCCGCGCCGCGCATGAAGTGCGCCGCCTGCGGCAGGAACTGTCCGCGTTAGAAACCATGACCGGGGGCGAAGAAGCAGACCCCCTCATGCGCGAAATGGCGCAGGAGGAAATGCAGCACCTCAAGAGCCAGTTGCCCGCCGCCGAACGCGCGCTGGCGCTGCAATTGCTGCCCCGCGATTCCGCCGACGCGCGCCCCGCCATGCTGGAAATCCGCGCTGGCACCGGCGGCGACGAAGCGGCTCTGTTCGCAGGCGACCTGTTCCGCATGTACCAACGCTATGCCGACACGCTCGGATGGAAGCTGGAGGCGCTGTCGGCCAATGCGTCCGAAGCGGGCGGTTTCAAGGAAATCGTCGCTTCGATCACCGGCACCGGCGTGTTCGCCAAACTCAAATTCGAAAGCGGCGTCCACCGCGTCCAGCGCGTCCCCGTCACCGAAAGCGGCGGCCGCATCCACACCAGCGCCGCGACTGTAGCCGTCCTCCCCGAACCGGAGGAAGTCGACGTCCAGATCGCCGATGGCGACCTCAAGATCGATATTTATCGCGCGTCCGGCGCTGGCGGCCAGCACGTCAACACAACCGATTCCGCCGTCCGCATCACCCATCTGCCCAGCGGCCTGGTGGTGATCCAGCAGGACGAACGCTCGCAGCACAAGAACAAGGCCAAGGCGATGCAGGTGCTGCGCGCCCGCCTCTACGAAGCCGAACGGCAACGCACCCACAGCGAACAGGCGGGCGCGCGCAAGGCGATGGTGGGTTCGGGCGACCGTTCCGAACGCATCCGCACCTATAATTTTCCACAAGGCCGCGTCACCGATCATCGCATCAACCTGACCCTGCACCGCCTGCCCGAAATCCTCGAAGGACCGGGCCTGGCCGAAGTCATAGACGCTCTGATCGCCGAAGACGAAGCCGCTCGCCTCGCCCAACTGGACGGGGTAGGGTGA